The Populus trichocarpa isolate Nisqually-1 chromosome 2, P.trichocarpa_v4.1, whole genome shotgun sequence genome has a window encoding:
- the LOC7459480 gene encoding phosphatidylinositol/phosphatidylcholine transfer protein SFH9 isoform X1, with translation MTFHRRSSRSDNRIVKEMTGEVILRSEESDKGKGMDLETSEDEKQQQHQRRKKVRSLRKKAMSASTKLTHTLRKRGKRVADCRYAAITINDVRDAKEEEAVNAFRLVLISKDLLPPRHDDYHTLLRFLKARKFDLDKTVLMWSEMLNWRREYGVDSIIQDFVYDEYEEVQSYYPHGYHGVDKAGRPVYIERTGKIEPSKLMRVTTVERFLKYHVQGFEKAFTEKFPACSIAAKRHIDSTITILDVHGLNWMSFGKVAHDLVMHMQKIDGDNYPETLHQMFIVNAGSGFKLLWNTAKGFLDPKTTAKINVLGNKFQNKLLEVIDSSQLPEFLGGTCSCPNEGGCLRSDNGPWKDPEIMKLVHAGEAIYLRKMNSSFDEDDFEIKLFASKVSRSEICSADSCSDTRPNASDFIQPLPLSDEGRMGDSASVHSLVENNATRVKDTSSMNDSANDVTPRMLLKKFIPQTASLLVQFVLNLLLWMYLKLPGTGRALSSQRDSQLQNQRDSLLEDSSSQVQGVSQEIKEEPLHPCWQRLQNLETMVNELGSKPTRIPPEKEDMLLESLSRIKCIEHDLQKTKKALLATASRQVELAESLESLKGNSLAGAANSCWPRNCKYFPPER, from the exons ATGACGTTTCATCGAAG ATCCAGCAGATCCGATAACAgaatagtaaaggaaatgacaG GGGAGGTGATTttgaggagtgaagaaagtgaCAAGGGGAAAGGAATGGATCTGGAGACGTCAGAGGAcgagaagcagcagcagcatcagcGAAGGAAGAAGGTTAGATCTTTGAGGAAAAAGGCAATGAGTGCATCCACTAAGCTCACGCATACGCTAAGGAAGCGTGGGAAGCGTGTTGCTGATTGCAGGTATGCTGCGATTACTATCAATGATGTTAGAGATGCAAAGGAGGAAGAGGCTGTCAATGCATTTCGCCTCGTGTTGATCTCCAAAGACCTTCTTCCCCCTCGACATGATGATTACCACACTTTATTGag GTTTTTGAAAGCAAGGAAATTTGACCTTGATAAAACGGTGCTGATGTGGTCAGAAATGCTCAACTGGAGAAGAGAGTACGGGGTAGATTCGATAATACAG GATTTTGTATACGATGAATATGAAGAGGTTCAAAGTTATTATCCTCATGGTTACCATGGTGTAGACAAAGCGGGTCGACCTGTTTATATTGAAAGAACTGGCAAAATTGAACCAAGCAAGTTAATGAGAGTTACCACAGTGGAGAGATTTTTGAAATATCATGTCCAGGGGTTTGAGAAGGCTTTCACTGAGAAATTCCCTGCATGTTCTATAGCAGCTAAGAGGCACATAGATTCTACAATAACAATTTTGGACGTCCATGGGCTG AACTGGATGAGCTTCGGCAAGGTTGCTCATGATCTAGTTATGCACATGCAAAAAATTGATGGTGACAACTATCCTGAG ACACTACATCAGATGTTCATTGTTAACGCTGGTAGTGGATTCAAACTGCTATGGAACACAGCAAAAGGCTTTCTTGACCCGAAGACTACTGCGAAGATAAAT GTTCTAGGCAACAAGTTCCAAAATAAGTTGTTGGAAGTTATAGACTCAAG CCAACTTCCTGAATTTCTTGGTGGAACCTGCTCATGCCCAAATGAAGGTGGTTGCCTAAGATCCGACAATGGCCCGTGGAAGGATCCAGAAATAATGAAA TTGGTACATGCTGGAGAAGCAATATATTTGAGAAAAATGAATAGTTCTTTTGATGAAGACGATTTTGAAATCAAGTTGTTTGCTTCCAAG GTTTCAAGAAGTGAAATCTGCTCTGCTGATTCATGCTCGGACACGAGGCCAAATGCCTCTGacttcattcaaccattgccaCTTTCAGATGAA GGAAGGATGGGTGATTCTGCTTCTGTCCACAGCTTGGTTGAAAACAATGCTACCAGAGTCAAAGATACTAGTTCAATGA ATGATTCAGCTAATGATGTTACTCCAAGAATGCTGCTGAAGAAATTTATTCCTCAAACAGCAAGCCTTTTGGTGCAGTTTGTGCTCAACTTGTTACTATGGATGTATCTTAAACTCCCAGGGACAGGGAGAGCTCTTTCATCACAAAGAGACAGTCAACTGCAAAACCAGCGTGACTCACTATTGGAAGATTCAAGTTCTCAAGTGCAAGGTGTTTCGcaggaaataaaagaagaacCGCTTCATCCGTGCTGGCAGAGACTGCAAAATTTAGAAACAATGGTTAATGAGCTAGGTAGCAAGCCAACCAGAATTCCTCCTGAGAAAGAGGACATGCTTCTTGAGTCATTGAGTCGCATTAAATGTATAGAGCATGATCTACAGAAGACAAAGAAA GCACTACTCGCAACTGCATCGAGACAAGTGGAGCTCGCAGAATCACTGGAGAGTCTAAAGGGAAACAGCTTAGCT GGAGCAGCAAACTCTTGTTGGCCAAGAAATTGCAAGTACTTTCCTCCAGAAAGATAG
- the LOC7459480 gene encoding phosphatidylinositol/phosphatidylcholine transfer protein SFH9 isoform X2 gives MTFHRRSSRSDNRIVKEMTGEVILRSEESDKGKGMDLETSEDEKQQQHQRRKKVRSLRKKAMSASTKLTHTLRKRGKRVADCRYAAITINDVRDAKEEEAVNAFRLVLISKDLLPPRHDDYHTLLRFLKARKFDLDKTVLMWSEMLNWRREYGVDSIIQDFVYDEYEEVQSYYPHGYHGVDKAGRPVYIERTGKIEPSKLMRVTTVERFLKYHVQGFEKAFTEKFPACSIAAKRHIDSTITILDVHGLNWMSFGKVAHDLVMHMQKIDGDNYPETLHQMFIVNAGSGFKLLWNTAKGFLDPKTTAKINVLGNKFQNKLLEVIDSSQLPEFLGGTCSCPNEGGCLRSDNGPWKDPEIMKLVHAGEAIYLRKMNSSFDEDDFEIKLFASKVSRSEICSADSCSDTRPNASDFIQPLPLSDEGRMGDSASVHSLVENNATRVKDTSSMSR, from the exons ATGACGTTTCATCGAAG ATCCAGCAGATCCGATAACAgaatagtaaaggaaatgacaG GGGAGGTGATTttgaggagtgaagaaagtgaCAAGGGGAAAGGAATGGATCTGGAGACGTCAGAGGAcgagaagcagcagcagcatcagcGAAGGAAGAAGGTTAGATCTTTGAGGAAAAAGGCAATGAGTGCATCCACTAAGCTCACGCATACGCTAAGGAAGCGTGGGAAGCGTGTTGCTGATTGCAGGTATGCTGCGATTACTATCAATGATGTTAGAGATGCAAAGGAGGAAGAGGCTGTCAATGCATTTCGCCTCGTGTTGATCTCCAAAGACCTTCTTCCCCCTCGACATGATGATTACCACACTTTATTGag GTTTTTGAAAGCAAGGAAATTTGACCTTGATAAAACGGTGCTGATGTGGTCAGAAATGCTCAACTGGAGAAGAGAGTACGGGGTAGATTCGATAATACAG GATTTTGTATACGATGAATATGAAGAGGTTCAAAGTTATTATCCTCATGGTTACCATGGTGTAGACAAAGCGGGTCGACCTGTTTATATTGAAAGAACTGGCAAAATTGAACCAAGCAAGTTAATGAGAGTTACCACAGTGGAGAGATTTTTGAAATATCATGTCCAGGGGTTTGAGAAGGCTTTCACTGAGAAATTCCCTGCATGTTCTATAGCAGCTAAGAGGCACATAGATTCTACAATAACAATTTTGGACGTCCATGGGCTG AACTGGATGAGCTTCGGCAAGGTTGCTCATGATCTAGTTATGCACATGCAAAAAATTGATGGTGACAACTATCCTGAG ACACTACATCAGATGTTCATTGTTAACGCTGGTAGTGGATTCAAACTGCTATGGAACACAGCAAAAGGCTTTCTTGACCCGAAGACTACTGCGAAGATAAAT GTTCTAGGCAACAAGTTCCAAAATAAGTTGTTGGAAGTTATAGACTCAAG CCAACTTCCTGAATTTCTTGGTGGAACCTGCTCATGCCCAAATGAAGGTGGTTGCCTAAGATCCGACAATGGCCCGTGGAAGGATCCAGAAATAATGAAA TTGGTACATGCTGGAGAAGCAATATATTTGAGAAAAATGAATAGTTCTTTTGATGAAGACGATTTTGAAATCAAGTTGTTTGCTTCCAAG GTTTCAAGAAGTGAAATCTGCTCTGCTGATTCATGCTCGGACACGAGGCCAAATGCCTCTGacttcattcaaccattgccaCTTTCAGATGAA GGAAGGATGGGTGATTCTGCTTCTGTCCACAGCTTGGTTGAAAACAATGCTACCAGAGTCAAAGATACTAGTTCAATGAGTAG ATGA
- the LOC7459483 gene encoding trihelix transcription factor ENAP1, translating into MSTPSPSPSPPPPHSPPTNPTPLSSKKTQPLPWTHQETIHLIQAYQEKWYSLKRGQLKASQWEEVAVTVAARCGYDYNHPSKSAVQCRHKMEKLRRRYRDEKRVMALGGTCYWQYFDLMDSLERGPLPISAQPLARVPCQENYHTRNRNNGVLGEYDDDKGEDEDDDDDEDYGYRSKLRSRSINYILRKPSIVNRYAGGGPSGVSREAEKKRKREEVEEEEEEEEEEGEGVEMGLAGQIKAFSERMVKLERKKLEVMKETERSRMEMENKKLEMILDSHSKIVHMIGEAFGL; encoded by the coding sequence ATGTCCACACCTTCCCCATctccttcaccaccaccaccacactCACCACCGACAAACCCCACTCCACTCTCTTCCAAGAAAACCCAGCCTCTCCCCTGGACCCACCAAGAAACCATCCATCTAATCCAAGCCTACCAAGAAAAGTGGTACTCCTTAAAACGCGGTCAGCTCAAGGCTAGCCAGTGGGAAGAAGTAGCCGTAACTGTGGCTGCCCGCTGCGGCTATGACTACAACCACCCTTCGAAATCCGCTGTCCAATGCCGCCACAAGATGGAGAAGCTCCGCAGAAGGTACCGAGATGAGAAACGAGTCATGGCTCTTGGTGGCACTTGTTATTGGCAGTACTTTGATCTCATGGACTCCTTGGAACGCGGGCCTTTGCCCATTTCGGCGCAGCCGCTAGCTCGAGTACCCTGCCAGGAAAATTATCATACTAGGAACAGAAACAATGGCGTTCTTGGCGAATATGATGATGATAAAGGTgaagatgaggatgatgatgatgatgaagattaTGGGTATAGAAGCAAGTTGAGGAGCAGAAGCATTAACTATATACTCCGAAAGCCTAGTATTGTTAATAGGTATGCGGGTGGTGGTCCTTCTGGGGTTTCGCGGGAGGcggaaaagaagaggaagagagaggaagttgaggaggaggaggaggaggaggaggaggagggagaAGGGGTGGAAATGGGGTTGGCGGGGCAAATAAAGGCGTTTTCGGAGAGGATGGTGAAGTTGGAGAGGAAGAAGTTGGAGGTGATGAAAGAAACAGAGAGGTCGAGAATGGAGATGGAGAATAAGAAGCTCGAGATGATTTTAGATTCTCATAGTAAGATTGTTCATATGATTGGTGAAGCTTTTGGCTTGTGA